From one Anomalospiza imberbis isolate Cuckoo-Finch-1a 21T00152 chromosome 25, ASM3175350v1, whole genome shotgun sequence genomic stretch:
- the CTPS1 gene encoding CTP synthase 1 yields MRFPAEPAGSGAARAPRLPPAAPARSARPAAPGAGQMKYILVTGGVISGIGKGIIASSIGTILKSCGLRVTSIKIDPYINIDAGTFSPYEHGEVFVLDDGGEVDLDLGNYERFLDIRLTKDNNLTTGKIYQYVINKERKGDYLGKTVQVVPHITDAIQEWVMRQAQIPVDEDGIEPQVCVIELGGTVGDIESMPFIEAFRQFQFKAKRENFCNIHVSLVPQPSSTGEQKTKPTQNSVRELRGLGLSPDLIVCRCSTPLDTSVKEKISMFCHVEPEQVICVHDVSSIYRVPLLLEEQGVVDYFRHRLDLPIERQPRRMLMKWKEMADRYDRLLETCSIALVGKYTKFSDSYASVIKALEHSALAINHKLDIKYIDSADLEPDTLQEEPVRYHKAWQKLCGADGVLVPGGFGVRGTEGKIQAISWARKQKKPFLGVCLGMQLAVVEFARSVLGWQDANSTEFDPKTSHPVVIDMPEHNPGQMGGTMRLGKRRTLFQTKNSIMRKLYGDHDFLEERHRHRFEVNPELKKCFEEQGLKFVGQDEEGERMEVVELEDHPFFVGVQYHPEFLSRPIKPSPPYFGLLLASAGRLTHYLQKGCRLSPRDTYSDRSGSSSPDLEITELKFPSANHD; encoded by the exons GCGCGGGGCAGATGAAGTACATCCTGGTCACGGGCGGGGTGATCTCGGGCATCGGCAAGGGGATCATCGCCAGCAGCATCGGCACCATCCTCAAGTCCTGCGGGCTGCGTGTCACCTCCATCAAGATCGACCCCTACATCAACATCGACGCCGGCACCTTCTCCCCGTACGAGCACG GAGAGGTGTTTGTGCTGGATGATGGAGGGGAAGTGGACCTGGACCTCGGGAACTACGAGCGCTTCCTCGATATCCGACTCACCAAAGACAACAACCTGACCACGGGGAAGATCTATCAGTATGTCATTAACAAGGAGAGGAAGGGAGATTATCTTGGCAAAACGGTCCAAG TTGTTCCCCACATCACAGATGCCATACAGGAATGGGTAATGAGGCAGGCACAGATTCCTGTGGATGAAGATGGCATTGAACCCCAAGTTTGTGTGATTGAG CTCGGGGGCACCGTGGGTGACATCGAGAGCATGCCTTTCATCGAGGCCTTCCGCCAGTTCCAGTTCAAAGCCAAAAGAGAGAATTTCTGTAACATTCACGTCAGTCTGGTTCCCCAG CCAAGCTCGACAGGGGAGCAGAAGACCAAACCCACCCAGAACAGTGTTcgtgagctcagaggtcttgGGCTCTCTCCAGATCTG ATTGTTTGCAGGTGCTCCACTCCACTGGATACCTCAGTAAAAGAAAAGATTTCCATGTTCTGTCATGTTGAACCAGAACAG GTCATTTGTGTTCATGATGTCTCCTCTATCTACCGGGTTCCTCTGCTGTTAGAGGAGCAGGGAGTTGTGGATTACTTCAGGCACAGGCTGGACCTTCCCATCGAGAGGCAGCCCAGGAGGATGCTCATGAAGTGGAAGGAGATGGCTGACAG GTACGACCGTCTGCTGGAAACATGTTCCATTGCACTGGTGGGCAAATACACCAAGTTTTCTGACTCCTATGCATCTGTCATCAAAGCCCTGGAGCACTCTGCCCTGGCCATCAACCACAAACTTGACATTAAG TACATTGACTCTGCTGACTTGGAGCCAGACACTCTGCAGGAGGAGCCTGTCAGGTACCACAAGGCGTGGCAGAAGCTCTGTGGTGCTGA TGGAGTTCTGGTTCCTGGTGGATTTGGTGTTCGAGGGACGGAAGGCAAAATTCAAGCTATTTCCTGGgcaaggaaacagaaaaaaccctTTTTAG GCGTCTGTCTGGGAATGCAGTTGGCAGTGGTGGAGTTTGCTCGCAGTGTCCTTGGTTGGCAAG ATGCGAACTCAACAGAGTTTGACCCCAAAACTTCTCATCCAGTG GTCATAGACATGCCAGAACATAATCCTGGGCAAATGGGTGGGACAATGAGGCTTGGCAAGAGGAGGACACTTTTCCAAACCAAGAATTCAATCATGA GGAAGCTCTATGGAGATCACGATTTCTTGGAAgagagacacagacacagatttGAG GTCAATCCAGAACTGAAAAAGTGTTTTGAAGAGCAAGGTCTGAAGTTTGTGGGGCAGGATGAGGAAGGAGAGCGGATGGAAGTGGTTGAGCTGGAAG ACCATCCTTTCTTCGTTGGTGTTCAGTATCACCCCGAGTTCCTCTCCAGGCCCATCAAGCCATCACCCCCATACTTTGGGCTCCTCCTGGCATCTGCAGGGAGACTCACACACTACCTGCAGAAGGGCTGCAGGCTCTCCCCCAG ggacacctaCAGCGACCggagtggcagcagctctcctgacCTAGAGATAACAGAGCTGAAGTTCCCTTCAGCAAATCACGACTGA